In Desulfobacter hydrogenophilus, the genomic stretch CACCTCAAAGCTGCATGCTTACGGTCCCATGGGCATAAAAGAGCTGACCACCACTAAATTTGTGGCCTGGGGAAATGGACAGATTCGGTCCTGATCAGCACCGCTTCAATGTTGTTAACTTAAGCGTTGATGGCAAAAAACTGGAAACAAAAACTTGAGTGCCACTTATAAAACTTAAGATCAGGCCAGGGTAATCCGATCAAATTGTCCGGGCTGATCTTAAGTCTTCCCTGTTCAATGGCATTGCGAGCGATTTTAATCTTTTGAAATTACTTTACTTTCAACTTGCGTCTTTATACCAAATCTTAAATATTAGGATCGAATTCCAACAATATATTCAAATATCATTAATTCCGTGAATGATATGCGGTTAGATATTAAAAATATTAAAAATATACGGACAACCGGTAATCAACTTGTTACATTAAACCTGGACGGTGAATGTGCCAGTTTTATACTGCTCGTAGAACCCGAAACGCCTATAAAATAAGGATTTCCCAATCTATGGTGCAGACTTTCCCGGAGAACGGGGGGCTTCGATAACCGATGAAGACACTCTGCAGTCATACCCCGCTTCCTGATAAATCGGCAACCGGCCCGACCGTAGGTGATATCTTCAGGGAATACGGCCCTGCCTTCAGATCCTCAAACAGGCTGCATCCCCGGCAGCACAAGGTGATGTACGATATCGAGCACTGTCGGCGCGGAGAGTTCGGCACCCACTGGGAGATCTGCGACACATGCGGCCATCTTAAAAAAGGATATAACTCCTGCCGGAACCGTCACTGCCCCGGCTGCAAATAAGAATTAGGGTCGGACCAAGCAATATGATGTAAGTAACTGTTAATATGTATAAAAAACTCACAAAACTACGAAAAATAGCTCTTAGCTGTCTCATTTTGATACCAGAATGGACCTTCTAAAGAGACTATTTCATAAATTCTAAAATGGTGGGGTGGGGTCGGGCCACAGCAACCTACTGGTAATTCGGGGGAC encodes the following:
- a CDS encoding transposase zinc-binding domain-containing protein; translation: MKTLCSHTPLPDKSATGPTVGDIFREYGPAFRSSNRLHPRQHKVMYDIEHCRRGEFGTHWEICDTCGHLKKGYNSCRNRHCPGCK